In Bacillus sp. NP247, one DNA window encodes the following:
- a CDS encoding branched-chain amino acid ABC transporter permease, protein MDVLINLFVNGVSTGMLIFLLASGLSLIFGLMSVLNFAHGGLFAWGAFTGVWLFNMTGSYLLALIGAVAMGMFLGFILERFLIRPVYGNHVRQLLVTLGGMLVLSECIKIFWGPNPIAAKLPLWLQGSFTFGGVILIKYRLFVILVGILIYIALLLLLKKTKIGLMIRAGVMDKEMVQALGINVKAIFSFVFLLGAGMAALGGFLLAPYSGVIFAEMGMQYAILAFIVVIIGGLGSVQGSALASLIVGLAGAFTAYYVPDLSLAINMLMLLFFLIVKPTGLVGEKG, encoded by the coding sequence GTGGATGTGCTAATTAACTTATTTGTAAACGGCGTTTCGACAGGGATGCTTATTTTTTTATTAGCGTCTGGTCTATCACTTATTTTTGGTTTAATGAGCGTACTAAATTTTGCGCATGGCGGTTTATTTGCATGGGGAGCATTTACAGGCGTTTGGTTATTCAATATGACAGGTAGTTATTTATTAGCGTTAATTGGAGCAGTCGCTATGGGGATGTTTCTCGGTTTCATTTTAGAAAGATTTCTTATTAGACCAGTGTATGGAAACCATGTTCGGCAGCTTCTCGTTACACTCGGAGGAATGCTCGTTCTTAGCGAGTGCATCAAAATATTTTGGGGCCCTAATCCAATTGCTGCAAAATTACCGTTATGGCTTCAAGGAAGTTTTACATTTGGAGGAGTTATCTTAATAAAATATCGCCTATTCGTTATTTTAGTTGGGATACTAATTTACATCGCTTTACTATTGCTGCTGAAAAAAACAAAGATAGGACTTATGATTCGCGCTGGTGTAATGGATAAAGAGATGGTTCAAGCTCTCGGAATTAACGTAAAAGCGATATTCTCGTTTGTCTTTTTATTAGGTGCAGGGATGGCAGCATTAGGTGGTTTTCTACTAGCACCATATTCAGGAGTTATTTTTGCTGAGATGGGCATGCAGTATGCAATTTTAGCCTTTATAGTAGTTATCATTGGCGGATTAGGTAGCGTACAAGGTTCAGCGCTAGCATCTTTAATTGTCGGATTAGCCGGTGCTTTTACAGCGTATTATGTGCCGGATTTATCTCTTGCAATCAATATGTTAATGTTACTATTTTTCTTAATAGTAAAGCCAACGGGACTCGTTGGTGAAAAGGGGTGA
- a CDS encoding flavin monoamine oxidase family protein produces MGNPLSMEKMLQIIHEGLAKTNNPKQITVAGAGISGLVAASLLKEAGHEVTIIEANNRIGGRVYTIREPFSAGLYFNAGPMRIPDTHDLTLAYIRKFKLPLNLFINKTSSDIIYTNNIRTRLNVFEKDPSVLEYPVLDKERGKTAEELMLEVLETILNYIKKDPNKNWLIVEKKYKTYSLGAFLTEYYSDGAIDMIGVLLDMEAYMGMSLIEVLREMIFFTSTAKYYEITGGMDALPNSFLPQLKDNIFMPYKVEKIIQEDNKVMMQVTHEQTLNSFIVTGDIAIVTIPFSALRFVEVQPYHLFSYYKRRAIRELNYIAATKIAIEFKSRFWERVGQCGGKSITDLPIRFTYYPSYGIQSPGAAIVIASYTWADEALTWDSLSHKDRIRYALKNLAQIYGNVVYSEFITGESFSWSKNPYSCGAFTAFEPGQELELFPYITPPAGRVHFAGEHTTLTHGWMQGAIESGIRVAHEVNAK; encoded by the coding sequence ATGGGGAATCCATTATCGATGGAAAAAATGCTTCAAATTATTCATGAAGGGCTTGCCAAAACGAATAACCCCAAACAAATTACAGTTGCCGGTGCAGGGATATCTGGATTAGTTGCAGCATCTTTATTAAAAGAGGCTGGGCACGAGGTAACGATTATAGAAGCAAATAACAGAATAGGTGGCAGGGTGTATACGATTCGTGAACCATTTAGCGCAGGATTATATTTTAACGCAGGTCCTATGCGTATTCCGGATACTCATGATTTAACTTTAGCCTATATTCGTAAATTTAAACTACCGTTAAATCTTTTTATTAATAAAACTTCTTCAGATATAATTTATACGAATAACATTAGAACGAGATTGAATGTGTTTGAAAAGGATCCAAGTGTACTTGAATATCCGGTTTTGGATAAAGAAAGAGGAAAAACGGCAGAAGAGCTAATGCTTGAGGTATTAGAAACAATACTAAATTATATTAAAAAGGACCCTAATAAAAACTGGCTTATCGTTGAAAAAAAGTATAAAACGTATTCGCTCGGTGCATTTTTAACCGAGTATTATTCAGATGGAGCAATAGATATGATCGGAGTACTTCTTGATATGGAAGCATATATGGGAATGTCTTTAATTGAAGTATTACGAGAAATGATTTTTTTTACTTCAACGGCGAAATATTACGAGATAACGGGCGGGATGGATGCATTACCAAATTCATTTTTGCCGCAGCTAAAGGATAATATTTTTATGCCCTATAAAGTAGAAAAAATAATACAAGAAGATAATAAAGTAATGATGCAAGTAACACATGAACAAACGTTAAATTCATTTATAGTAACTGGTGACATCGCTATTGTCACAATTCCATTTTCAGCTTTGCGATTTGTAGAAGTCCAGCCATATCATTTATTCTCTTATTATAAAAGGCGGGCGATTCGTGAATTAAATTATATTGCAGCGACTAAAATTGCGATAGAGTTCAAAAGTAGATTTTGGGAAAGAGTGGGGCAGTGTGGTGGAAAATCTATTACGGATTTACCGATACGTTTTACATATTATCCGAGCTATGGCATTCAGTCACCAGGGGCAGCTATCGTTATAGCAAGCTATACGTGGGCAGATGAAGCGTTAACGTGGGATAGTCTCTCGCATAAAGATCGTATTCGTTATGCATTGAAAAATTTAGCGCAAATTTATGGGAATGTGGTCTATAGTGAGTTTATTACAGGGGAATCTTTTAGCTGGAGTAAGAATCCGTATTCTTGCGGAGCATTTACAGCTTTTGAACCAGGGCAAGAGCTTGAATTATTTCCATATATTACGCCGCCAGCTGGCAGGGTGCACTTTGCAGGAGAACATACGACGTTAACACATGGGTGGATGCAAGGAGCGATTGAGTCTGGAATTCGAGTTGCTCATGAAGTGAATGCAAAATAA
- a CDS encoding carboxymuconolactone decarboxylase family protein: MVNEPIEFYIPKKMREIAPVFSHYSEEILFEEVWRDANLTLRERSLCTVSVLISLGNTEQLPFHLRLAKQHGIAENEMIALITHMAFYVGWPKAVAALNIAMNEIKS; encoded by the coding sequence ATGGTGAATGAACCAATTGAATTTTATATTCCAAAGAAAATGAGAGAAATAGCACCTGTATTTTCTCATTATAGTGAAGAGATATTGTTTGAGGAAGTGTGGCGGGATGCCAATTTAACATTAAGAGAAAGAAGTTTATGTACAGTGTCGGTACTAATCAGTCTTGGTAATACAGAACAATTACCATTTCATTTGCGGCTAGCTAAACAACATGGGATTGCGGAAAATGAAATGATTGCATTAATAACACATATGGCTTTTTATGTTGGTTGGCCAAAAGCTGTAGCAGCTTTAAATATAGCAATGAATGAAATTAAAAGTTAA
- a CDS encoding LysR family transcriptional regulator, producing MEINDLIIFKTVANEGSISKAAKELGYVQPNVTERIKKLEQELETPLLHRDNKGVSLLPSGDVLLDYTNKILALLEEAKDEIKTSASSYVIATSQSILTNYLSMRIKENFRNYQIYIESSSHLQKLLQQQKVDMVITYEDYPDAAFKKVFTTSISVSLLKAKEQCNIDFSKELFFVSNDKKCPFRNMTIQFLKENNLSQHQLQQLDSYSLIEEFIVEGNGIAFLPIRNNKLVPIEDVPIEKLAVHFFTNRELDKKIPIELFN from the coding sequence ATGGAAATAAATGATCTTATCATATTTAAAACTGTAGCTAACGAAGGATCTATTAGTAAAGCTGCTAAAGAGCTAGGCTATGTACAACCAAATGTAACTGAGCGAATCAAAAAATTAGAACAAGAATTAGAAACACCTTTACTACATAGAGATAACAAAGGTGTCTCCCTGTTACCTTCTGGTGACGTTTTATTAGACTACACGAATAAAATATTAGCTCTTTTAGAAGAAGCGAAAGATGAAATTAAAACAAGTGCTTCTTCTTATGTAATAGCGACGTCACAATCTATTTTGACGAATTATTTAAGTATGCGTATTAAAGAAAATTTCAGGAATTATCAAATATATATAGAAAGTAGTAGCCATTTACAAAAACTACTACAGCAACAAAAAGTTGATATGGTCATAACTTATGAGGATTATCCCGACGCAGCGTTTAAAAAAGTATTCACCACTTCAATTTCTGTGAGCTTATTAAAAGCGAAAGAGCAGTGTAACATTGACTTTTCAAAAGAACTTTTCTTTGTTAGTAACGATAAAAAGTGCCCTTTTAGAAATATGACAATACAATTTCTAAAAGAAAACAATCTATCCCAGCATCAACTTCAACAGTTAGATTCTTATTCGCTTATTGAAGAGTTTATTGTTGAGGGAAATGGGATAGCTTTTTTACCGATTAGAAATAATAAACTAGTTCCAATTGAAGATGTTCCAATAGAGAAATTAGCTGTTCATTTTTTTACAAATCGAGAGTTAGATAAAAAGATTCCAATTGAACTATTCAACTAG
- a CDS encoding ABC transporter ATP-binding protein yields the protein MALLQVNNIETYLEQFHILQGVSLSVEKGTITVLFGRNGAGKTTTLRSVMGFHRIANGEVYYDNTKVNGLSAHLISRKGIGYVPENQGIFHDLTVEETFALARGKVGKESEEKIDWMLELFPDLKQFWYKKSGLLSGGQKQMLAISRAFINSDGLLLIDEPSKGLSPIMIEKLMVAILKMKEKTTVLLVEQNFMMASQIGDYFYIMDNGRIVHNGFMEELREDKETCHKYLGIS from the coding sequence GTGGCACTACTACAAGTGAATAATATAGAGACGTATTTAGAGCAGTTTCATATTTTACAAGGAGTGTCCCTTTCGGTTGAGAAGGGAACGATTACAGTATTGTTTGGAAGAAATGGAGCTGGAAAAACAACAACATTGCGTTCGGTTATGGGGTTTCACCGGATAGCAAATGGAGAAGTTTATTATGATAACACAAAAGTAAATGGATTATCTGCACATTTAATTTCAAGAAAAGGTATAGGTTATGTACCAGAAAATCAAGGTATTTTTCATGATTTGACAGTAGAAGAGACATTTGCACTTGCTAGGGGAAAGGTAGGAAAAGAATCTGAAGAGAAAATAGATTGGATGCTCGAACTATTTCCAGATTTAAAGCAATTTTGGTATAAAAAAAGTGGGCTATTAAGTGGGGGACAAAAACAAATGCTGGCAATTTCAAGAGCATTTATTAATAGTGATGGACTATTGCTTATTGATGAGCCGAGTAAAGGGCTGTCTCCAATTATGATAGAAAAATTAATGGTAGCTATTTTGAAAATGAAGGAAAAAACGACTGTTTTACTTGTTGAACAAAATTTTATGATGGCTAGTCAAATCGGTGATTATTTTTACATTATGGATAATGGGCGCATTGTGCATAACGGTTTTATGGAGGAACTGCGAGAGGATAAGGAAACATGTCATAAATATTTAGGTATTTCTTAA
- a CDS encoding DUF4865 family protein: protein MIGMQYKVILPKDYDMEIIKKRVKDNGFKTDGFQELNFKAYLITETGKDGNFYNCYAPLYMWNGHEGMNKFIFEGYYDNILQSFGWQQINIGVPLVVNLSNDFRKSRYAVECAGSISQSKSLIGTQLNKVNENVQNIEKCLGNVIVYNPDKWGYSQFSFYKEKPEIDVMGDVTIYEILHIS, encoded by the coding sequence ATGATTGGTATGCAATATAAGGTCATTTTACCAAAGGATTATGACATGGAGATTATTAAAAAAAGGGTAAAGGATAATGGGTTTAAAACTGATGGTTTTCAAGAACTAAATTTTAAGGCTTATTTAATTACTGAGACAGGTAAGGATGGGAATTTCTATAACTGTTATGCACCTTTATATATGTGGAATGGTCATGAAGGGATGAACAAATTTATATTCGAAGGGTATTACGATAATATTTTGCAATCGTTTGGGTGGCAACAAATAAATATAGGTGTTCCATTAGTTGTTAATTTAAGTAATGATTTTAGAAAAAGTAGATATGCTGTTGAATGTGCAGGGAGTATTTCTCAAAGTAAATCGCTGATTGGGACGCAATTAAATAAAGTAAATGAAAATGTGCAAAACATAGAAAAATGTTTAGGAAATGTAATAGTTTATAATCCGGATAAGTGGGGGTATAGTCAATTCAGTTTTTATAAGGAAAAGCCTGAAATAGATGTAATGGGCGATGTTACTATTTATGAGATTTTACATATTTCATGA
- a CDS encoding MarR family winged helix-turn-helix transcriptional regulator, which produces MRENTIGSLIWLRLIRFTNQSNQMSNEFLKRFDLTTAQFDVLMQIRIYQPLTQMELAEKVTVTQGGISRMLTRLEKEEYIVRKQDWKTKMISLTEKGEAVLERALPEQLAFQSSFFDDVLNEEDQKILYALMTKVHKHSEKKELPHE; this is translated from the coding sequence ATGCGTGAAAATACGATAGGATCGTTAATATGGTTACGTTTAATACGATTTACGAACCAAAGTAATCAGATGTCAAATGAGTTTTTGAAACGTTTTGATTTGACGACAGCTCAATTTGATGTACTTATGCAAATACGGATTTATCAGCCACTTACACAAATGGAGTTAGCAGAAAAAGTTACTGTGACGCAAGGTGGTATCTCTAGAATGTTAACACGTCTTGAAAAAGAAGAGTATATAGTACGTAAACAAGATTGGAAAACGAAAATGATTAGCCTTACTGAGAAGGGTGAAGCAGTATTAGAAAGAGCATTGCCAGAGCAACTTGCATTCCAATCATCCTTTTTTGATGATGTATTAAATGAGGAAGATCAGAAAATACTATACGCGTTAATGACAAAAGTTCATAAGCATAGTGAAAAAAAAGAATTACCGCATGAGTAA
- a CDS encoding tautomerase family protein, with product MPFVNVYYHEDIVNKEELKKIGECIHLSLIEHFNIPENDYFQIFLPYQRNQFLYNPYYLLERGEMRTENMIHVSITCGPGRTVQQKKGLYQSISFEVSECSNVKVTDIFITLHETAAENWSFGQGMAQLVKMKGAKW from the coding sequence ATGCCTTTTGTGAACGTTTATTATCATGAAGATATAGTAAATAAAGAAGAGTTGAAAAAGATAGGTGAATGTATCCATCTTTCATTAATTGAACATTTTAACATCCCTGAAAATGATTATTTTCAAATATTTTTACCTTATCAACGAAATCAATTTTTGTATAATCCATATTATTTGTTGGAAAGAGGAGAAATGAGAACTGAGAATATGATTCATGTTTCTATTACATGTGGACCTGGAAGAACAGTACAACAGAAAAAAGGTTTGTATCAATCTATATCCTTTGAAGTTTCGGAATGTTCCAACGTAAAAGTTACTGACATTTTTATTACATTACATGAGACAGCTGCTGAGAACTGGTCATTTGGTCAAGGGATGGCACAATTGGTAAAAATGAAGGGAGCAAAATGGTGA
- a CDS encoding GTP-binding protein, with translation MSKVEIHILGGFLGSGKSTLLQNLLLAEKKKNRKVAVLMNEIGEYSVDTDIIGKENVLRELLKGCICCTLKEELEIQLHSLYQQERPDVIYIETTGVAHPIEVLDACVSPILAPFLEVKSIVVVLDAVRWLNRSVLSANVQQLLHEQMKYGSHILINKSDLLTDEDKRKVFENVKEINNHAKLFETKYCNISLNDIEEAEFASGGERETLHVKQHLHIQTMTYQFTKSIDQDKLYEWLSNLPDSIYRVKGFVKFHGDKYPHLFQYSFGVPTLLEQDFGFPTNLVIIGEGLDKKLLVEGLEKVENN, from the coding sequence ATGAGTAAAGTAGAGATTCATATATTAGGTGGTTTTTTAGGTAGCGGAAAATCAACCTTGCTGCAAAATTTATTATTAGCAGAAAAGAAGAAAAATCGAAAAGTTGCAGTTTTAATGAATGAAATAGGCGAATACTCGGTAGATACAGATATTATTGGGAAAGAGAACGTTTTAAGAGAACTTCTTAAAGGATGTATTTGTTGTACGTTAAAAGAAGAGCTTGAAATACAATTACACTCTTTATATCAACAAGAAAGACCAGATGTAATTTATATAGAAACGACAGGTGTTGCACACCCAATTGAAGTGTTAGATGCATGTGTATCACCAATTTTGGCACCTTTCCTTGAAGTGAAATCTATAGTAGTCGTATTAGATGCAGTGAGATGGTTAAACCGAAGTGTATTAAGTGCAAATGTACAACAGCTATTACATGAACAAATGAAATATGGAAGTCATATTCTCATTAATAAATCAGATTTATTAACAGATGAAGATAAGAGAAAAGTATTTGAAAATGTAAAAGAAATAAATAATCATGCTAAGTTGTTTGAAACAAAGTATTGTAATATATCTTTAAATGATATAGAAGAAGCTGAATTTGCGAGTGGTGGGGAACGCGAGACACTTCATGTTAAACAGCATTTACATATACAAACGATGACGTATCAATTTACGAAATCGATTGATCAAGACAAATTATATGAATGGCTTTCAAATTTACCAGATAGTATTTATCGTGTGAAAGGTTTTGTGAAATTCCATGGAGATAAATACCCTCACTTATTCCAATATTCGTTTGGCGTACCGACTTTATTGGAACAAGACTTCGGTTTCCCGACAAACTTGGTGATTATAGGGGAAGGATTAGATAAGAAACTATTGGTTGAAGGATTAGAGAAAGTCGAAAATAATTAA
- a CDS encoding ring-cleaving dioxygenase: MYTIPGHHHISMVTKNAKTNNDFYQKVLGLRRVKKTVNQDNPFMYHLFYGDLTGSAGTELSFFEMPNVGRTIRGTNAITQIGLLVPSIESLTFWKRRFESLQVAYGEITTYAGRDALHFEDPDGLRLVLLNNNGEEVPEYWTAWDESSVKQENRILGMGTVEMTVRSLKKLSKTLTELFGYKEVSRSDNEGLYQSVLGQSFGEILVKEQEGERERPGKGSIHHLAIRVKNDEELNYWNAAVKDRGFETTGVIDRFYFKSLYFRESNGILFEIATDRPGFTVDSAVEELGKELDLPPFLEERRKEIEEKLIPLY, from the coding sequence ATGTATACAATTCCAGGGCATCACCACATTTCTATGGTGACAAAAAATGCGAAAACAAATAATGATTTTTATCAAAAAGTATTAGGGTTACGCCGAGTGAAAAAGACAGTCAATCAAGATAATCCATTTATGTATCATTTGTTTTATGGCGATTTAACAGGGAGTGCTGGAACTGAATTATCATTTTTTGAAATGCCGAATGTAGGACGAACCATCCGTGGTACAAATGCAATAACACAAATAGGTTTGCTTGTACCTTCAATAGAAAGTCTTACATTTTGGAAGAGACGTTTTGAGTCGCTCCAGGTGGCGTATGGGGAAATTACAACTTACGCCGGAAGAGACGCATTGCACTTTGAAGATCCAGATGGCCTACGGTTAGTGCTGTTAAATAATAACGGAGAAGAAGTACCTGAATATTGGACTGCATGGGATGAATCTTCTGTAAAGCAAGAGAATCGGATTTTAGGGATGGGTACGGTTGAAATGACAGTAAGAAGCTTAAAAAAATTATCAAAAACATTAACTGAATTGTTCGGTTATAAAGAAGTATCTCGCTCTGATAATGAAGGACTATATCAATCCGTTCTAGGTCAGTCTTTCGGAGAAATCTTAGTAAAAGAGCAAGAGGGAGAAAGAGAGAGACCTGGAAAGGGAAGTATTCATCATTTAGCAATTCGTGTGAAAAATGATGAAGAACTAAACTATTGGAATGCAGCAGTGAAAGATAGAGGTTTTGAGACAACAGGAGTTATTGATCGTTTTTATTTTAAAAGTTTATATTTCCGCGAATCAAATGGAATTTTATTTGAGATTGCGACTGATAGGCCAGGATTTACAGTAGATTCAGCAGTTGAAGAATTAGGAAAAGAGCTGGATTTACCACCATTTTTAGAAGAAAGAAGAAAAGAGATTGAAGAGAAATTGATACCACTTTATTAA
- a CDS encoding ABC transporter ATP-binding protein, whose product MTHLLETRNLCVSFGDHHVIKDVNLTVQKGKLISIIGPNGAGKTTLFNLLSGQISPTKGEVYFKGQDITKLSISDRTRLGIGRSFQLTNIFPELTVLENVRLSVQSFVQDYYSFFPNSAKLKQQTGEARRLLKTVLLHEKGDVLAKDLAHGEKRKLELAMLLALKTDVLLLDEPTAGISIEEVPAILQVIDNIKKNPESTIVLIEHKMDMVLDLSDHLIVLFHGELLAEGLPEEMMKDERVQSAYLGGLYSGTTTSE is encoded by the coding sequence ATGACACATTTGTTAGAGACGAGAAATCTTTGTGTATCTTTTGGGGATCATCATGTTATTAAAGATGTTAATTTAACGGTACAAAAAGGAAAGCTCATTTCAATTATTGGACCGAATGGTGCTGGAAAGACTACTTTATTTAATTTGCTAAGTGGACAAATTTCTCCGACGAAAGGTGAGGTTTATTTTAAAGGACAGGATATTACAAAGTTATCGATTTCAGATCGAACGCGCTTAGGAATTGGTCGTTCTTTTCAGTTGACGAATATTTTCCCAGAACTAACAGTACTTGAAAATGTACGTTTAAGTGTTCAATCATTCGTTCAAGACTATTACAGTTTCTTTCCGAATTCAGCCAAGTTAAAGCAGCAAACTGGAGAAGCGAGACGTCTTTTGAAGACAGTACTCCTTCACGAGAAAGGGGACGTATTAGCTAAAGACTTAGCTCACGGAGAAAAAAGAAAGTTAGAGCTTGCTATGTTGTTAGCATTAAAGACAGATGTCTTACTACTAGATGAGCCGACAGCAGGTATTTCAATTGAAGAAGTTCCAGCTATATTACAAGTAATCGATAATATTAAAAAGAATCCAGAGAGCACAATCGTACTTATCGAACACAAAATGGATATGGTACTCGATTTGTCAGATCATCTTATCGTTTTATTTCATGGCGAGTTATTGGCTGAAGGATTGCCGGAAGAAATGATGAAAGACGAGCGAGTACAAAGTGCTTATTTAGGGGGATTATATAGTGGCACTACTACAAGTGAATAA
- a CDS encoding substrate-binding domain-containing protein, with translation MSMKKRKWLKTVVTGCVLGSLLVTAACSGKKTSTEDEKTIKVGVLASLTGPLESYGKQTVNGFELGLDYATGGTGKVEGKKIKFVVEDTETKADVAVKKATKLLEEEKVDFLVGSSSSSDTLAVLPLAEEYKKIMVVEPAVADSITGKNWNKYIFRTGRNSSQDAIAGAASIAKKDVKIATFAPDNAFGREGIAAFKAGAKKLGANIVNEQYADTNATDFTANIQNIISSKPDYLFIVWAGANSPWKQLKDMNVEAQGIKISTGAPDIPALKTMDALIGMQGFSVYYHSLPKNKVNDWLVEEHKKRFNGAVPDLFTAGGMSAAISIVEALKKTKGDTDVDTLIKKMEGMEFETPKGKMKFREKDHQALQTLYSITLKKQDGVDYPVPVLERELTMKETEPSIQNK, from the coding sequence ATGTCGATGAAAAAACGTAAATGGCTAAAAACGGTGGTTACGGGTTGTGTTTTAGGATCGTTATTAGTAACAGCGGCTTGTTCGGGAAAGAAGACAAGTACAGAGGATGAAAAAACAATTAAGGTAGGGGTTCTTGCTTCACTAACAGGTCCACTAGAATCGTATGGAAAACAAACGGTAAATGGATTTGAATTAGGGTTAGACTATGCAACTGGTGGAACAGGGAAAGTAGAAGGAAAGAAGATTAAGTTTGTTGTAGAAGATACGGAAACGAAAGCAGATGTAGCGGTTAAGAAGGCTACGAAATTATTAGAAGAAGAGAAAGTTGATTTTTTAGTCGGATCATCTAGTTCAAGTGATACATTAGCAGTTTTACCACTAGCTGAAGAGTATAAAAAGATTATGGTTGTAGAACCAGCAGTTGCTGATAGTATTACCGGGAAGAACTGGAATAAATATATATTTAGAACAGGAAGAAACTCATCACAAGATGCGATTGCAGGAGCTGCCTCAATTGCTAAAAAAGATGTAAAGATTGCGACGTTTGCTCCAGATAATGCTTTCGGTCGTGAAGGAATTGCAGCATTTAAAGCGGGAGCAAAGAAATTAGGTGCAAATATTGTAAACGAGCAATACGCGGATACGAATGCAACTGATTTCACTGCAAATATTCAAAATATTATTAGCTCAAAACCAGATTATCTATTTATCGTTTGGGCAGGTGCGAATTCACCATGGAAACAGTTGAAAGATATGAATGTAGAAGCGCAAGGAATTAAAATTTCTACTGGTGCACCTGATATACCAGCATTAAAAACGATGGATGCGCTAATAGGGATGCAAGGGTTTTCCGTTTATTATCACTCACTTCCAAAGAATAAGGTGAACGATTGGCTAGTAGAAGAACATAAAAAACGTTTTAATGGTGCTGTTCCAGATCTGTTTACAGCAGGAGGAATGTCAGCAGCAATTTCTATTGTGGAAGCTTTAAAGAAAACGAAGGGCGATACAGATGTAGATACGCTGATTAAGAAAATGGAAGGGATGGAATTTGAGACACCGAAAGGAAAGATGAAATTTAGAGAGAAGGATCATCAAGCATTACAAACCCTATATTCTATAACGCTGAAAAAGCAAGATGGTGTTGATTATCCAGTACCAGTGTTAGAGAGAGAATTAACGATGAAAGAGACCGAACCATCAATTCAGAATAAATAG
- a CDS encoding branched-chain amino acid ABC transporter permease: MLICLSVFPFVNDSRSLLILFTQIFIFAIFAMSFDVLLGYTGIVSFGHCMFFGIGAYGVALLFDRQGVSITNFFIGIAAAIIVSAIVSYIIGMLSLRLKSHFYAMLTLAISQLFFVLAEKWRSLTHGGDGFTFRVPDIFRDRFTYYYVTLICLISIFILLRLFTKSSIGKVLKAISQNEQRVEALGYKVLHYKIIASVVAGVVAAISGGLFVITLRFVNTTVFSIEMTLNALLMTMIGGVGTLIGAIAGAGIIESLKYYLSELATEYPIFERWTIILGLLYIIVLLVFPKGLVGTIKKLKNFKRDKKEKSAGVEQNV, from the coding sequence ATGCTCATTTGTTTAAGTGTATTTCCATTCGTAAACGATTCACGGAGCTTGTTAATTTTGTTCACTCAAATCTTCATCTTTGCTATTTTCGCTATGAGTTTTGATGTTCTCCTTGGATATACGGGTATTGTTTCATTCGGTCATTGTATGTTCTTTGGAATAGGGGCGTATGGGGTGGCGCTCTTATTTGATCGGCAAGGGGTGTCTATAACGAACTTTTTTATAGGAATAGCAGCCGCAATTATTGTATCAGCCATCGTTAGTTATATAATCGGTATGCTTTCATTACGCTTGAAAAGTCATTTTTATGCAATGTTAACGCTCGCTATTTCTCAGCTGTTTTTTGTACTTGCTGAAAAATGGCGTTCGCTGACTCACGGAGGAGATGGATTTACATTTCGTGTACCAGATATATTCCGTGATCGTTTTACGTATTATTACGTAACACTTATATGTTTAATCAGCATCTTCATTTTGTTACGTCTTTTCACAAAGTCTTCTATTGGAAAAGTATTAAAGGCAATTTCACAAAATGAACAACGTGTTGAAGCACTTGGATATAAAGTTCTCCATTATAAAATTATCGCAAGTGTAGTGGCAGGAGTAGTAGCGGCAATTAGCGGTGGTTTATTCGTTATCACATTGCGCTTTGTAAATACGACGGTATTTTCAATTGAAATGACGCTAAACGCATTATTGATGACAATGATCGGGGGAGTAGGAACGTTAATCGGAGCAATTGCTGGAGCTGGGATTATTGAATCACTGAAATACTATTTATCAGAACTGGCAACGGAATATCCGATTTTTGAAAGATGGACGATTATTCTAGGGTTATTATATATTATCGTTCTACTAGTTTTTCCGAAAGGATTAGTTGGAACGATTAAGAAGTTGAAAAATTTTAAAAGGGATAAGAAGGAGAAGAGTGCAGGAGTGGAACAAAACGTGTGA